The DNA region GTGCTCGAAGAGGGTGCGGATCGTGAGCTCCGCGCCGAGCCGGGTCCGTACCCGCGCCGCCAGGCGGGTGGCGAGCAGCGAATGGCCGCCGAGCGCGAAGAAGTCGTCGTCGATGCCGATGCCCTCGACGCCGAGGATCTCCGCGAACAGGGCGCACAGCACCTCTTCGCGCTCGGTGCGCGCGGCCCGCGCCGACTGCGCCTCGACGACCGGTGCGGGCAGCGCGGCGCGGTCCAGCTTGCCGTTGACCGTCAGCGGCAGCCGTTCGAGGAGCACGATGGCCGACGGCAGCATGTAGTCGGGCAGCCGCTCCCGCAGGTGCTCGCGCAGCGCGGCGGTGAGCTGGCCGCCACGGCGTGCGGCCACCGGGCTGGTGGCGTACGCCAGCGGATCGCCGGGGGTGCCGTCGGGCTCGTAGGCCTCCAGGACACCACCGCCCCCCGCCCCCGCCTCCAGGACGCCGCGCTCTTCCGCGAGGCCGCCGCTCTCCGCCACCGGGACGGCACCGCCCCCGCCTTCCTGCCCGCCCGCCTTCCCGCGCCGCACGAACACCGCGTCCACCGCGTCCACCGCGGTCGCCGCCGGGGTGACCGCGACGCGGTAGCCGAGGCGTTCCCCGAGCCGGTACAGCTCCTCGGGGTCGACGCCGTGGGGCTCCTGGGCGAGGAGGCGGTGGGCGTCGGCGACGGCGGCGCCGTTGTCGAAGGCGCGCACCGCCGCGGTCTCCTGGGCGGTGCGGCGGTTGGGGACGCCGACCACGCGCAGCCGCTCGGGGGCGTGCCGCTCCAGGTGGGCGCCGAGCGCGCCGGTGTCCGGCAGGTCGTCGCCGAAGCCGAGCCGGGGCCCGCCGCCGGGTGCCGTCGTCGCGGGCGCCTTGTGCAGGACGACGTCGTAGCGGTACCGGGTCATCTCGTTGTGCCGGGTACCGCGGCGCACCTGGATGTCCACCGCGCCGACCGCGTCCTCCCTGGCGGCGAAGGCGTGGAAGAAGTCGGGGGCGAGCAGCAGTTCCTCCTCGCGCACCAGGGCCCGCTCGACGGCGTGCCGCACGGTGGCGCGCTCGGCGTCGGGGGCGGCCCTGCGCAGGTGCGCGGCGGTGCCGAAGGTACGCAGAGCCCGCAGGTCACGGACATCGCCGACGAAGACGGCGCCGCCGGGCGCGGTGCGCGCCAAGGCCTTGGCGAGGACGTCGAGGAGGTAGCCCGCACTGGGGAAGTACTGGAGCACGGAGTTGATGACGACGGCGTCGAAGTGGCCCTCCGGCAGGCCGCTGACGTCGTGCGCGGCCTGATGCCGCAGCCGTACCCGAGCGGCGAGGCCGGGGCGGGCGGCGAGCTCGCGGGTCAGCTCCTCGACGGCGCGCGCCGAGACGTCCGTGCCGACGTAACCGGCGCACTCGGGGGCGAGCCGGGACAGCAGCAGGCCGGTGCCGACGCCGATCTCCAGGACGCGGCGGGGGCGCAGTTCACGGATGCGGCGGACAGTGGTGTCGCGCCACTCGCGCATGTGGTCCGGCGCGATGGGCCGCCGGTCGGTGTAGCTGTCGAACCAGCTGGCGAAGTTCTCGCCGAAGCCGGGGCGCGCGGCCTCGGCGCCCGCCCCGACGCCTGCTCCGTCGGCCGACCCGCCGCCCGCTCCGGCCCGTGAACCGCCGCACGCTCCGGCCCCTGGCCCGACACCCGTTCCAGCGCCGGTCCCCGCGTACTGGGCGTCGAACACCTTCTCCCAGTCGCCCACTTGGCGGGCCGCGGTGCCGTCGCCGCCCGGCCCGTCGGGCTCCTGGCGGAACTCCGGCACGACGTACGCGACCAGGCGCCGGTCGCCCGGACGGTCCTCGCGGGCGACGACGGCGGCCTGCCGGGCGGCGGGGTGCGCGCCGAGCGCGGCCTCGATCTCGCCGGGCTCGATCCGGAAGCCCCTGATCTTGATCTGCTGGTCGGCGCGGCCGACGAACTCCAGGTTGCCGTCCGCGTCGCGCCGCACCACGTCCCCGCTGCGGTACATGCGGCCGCCGGGCGGGCCGAACGGGTCGGCGAGGAAGCGCCCCGCCGTCAGTCCCGGGCGACCCAGATAGCCGCGGGTGACGCCGGGCCCCGCGACGTACAACTCCCCCGCCACGCCCGGCGCGCACGGCCGCAGCGCCTCGTCCAGGACGTACAGGGACAGGTCGCGGATGCCGGCGCCGACGCGGCTCGGGGCGTGCGGCGTCGCGTCCTCGACGGTGAGCCGGGCCAGGGTGGTGTGGACGGTCGTCTCGGTGATGCCGTACATGTTCACGAGCACGGGGGCGTCGTCGCGGTGGCGGGCGTACCAGGGCGCCAGCTTGCCGAAGTCGAGGGCCTCGCCCGCGAACACGACCAGGCGCAGGGCGAGTTCACCGCCGTGCGCGGCGCCGTCGCGGTCGGCCTCCATCAGCGGGTGGAACGCGGACGGAGTCTGGCTGAGGACGGTGACCCGCTCGGTGGCGAGGAGCGCGCGGAAGCGCTCGGGGGCCCGGCTCGTCTCGTAGGGCACGACCACGAGGCGGCCGCCGTGCAGCAGGGCGCCCCAGATCTCCCACACGGACACGTCGAAGGCGTAGGAGTGGAACAGGCTCCACACGTCGTGCTCGTCGAACCGGAACTCGGCGGCCGTCTCGGTGAACAGGCGCACGACGTTGTCGTGCGAGACGACCACGCCCTTGGGGCGTCCGGTGGACCCGGAGGTGTAGATGACGTACGCGGTGGTCGCGGGCGTGACGGGGCCGAGACGGTCGGTGTCGTCGGGGTCGGTATCGGGTCGTACGGCGAGTTCCTCGACGGTGCCGGGGGCCGAGAGCACGAGGCGGGGGACCTCGGCGCGGACGTCCATCGGGTCCTGGCTGAGCAGCAGCACGGGGCGGGCGTCGGCCAGGGTCCTCTCGACGCGGTCCGGCGGGTGGTCCAGGTCCAGGGGGAGATACCCGGCGCCGGACTTCAGGACGGCGAGGATCGCGACGACGGCGTCCACGGAGCGCGGCAGGGCGAGCGCGACGAGGCGTTCCGGTCCGGCGCCGCGGGCGAGCAGGGCGTGCGCGAGCCGGTTGGCGCGGGCGTTGAGCGTGGCGTAGTCGAGGTGTTCGCCGCCCAGGGTGAGGGCGACGCGGTCGGGGTGGCGGGCCACCCGCGCCTCGAACAGGTTTGTGAGGACGGGGGCGCCCGGGGGTGGTCCTGGCCGCGTCCCGCGGTGGCCGGTGAGCGCGCGGTCCGCCTCGGCGAGGGCGCGGTCCGATCCGGTGAGGGCACGGTCCGCGCCGGTGTGTGCACTGTCCGATCCGGTGATAGCCATTGCCAAGCCCCTTGGTCGCTCGCCGAAGCTGTCGCGTGGTGCCGTTCGTGACCGTGGTCGTGCCGTGTGAGTGCCGCGCGCGTGCTGAGCGGGCTTCACGCAAAGGCCCGTCGGATGCCGAGCGGAGGCCCGGGCGGGTCCGAGCACGGGCCCGGGCGGGTGCCGAGCACAGGCCCGGACGGGTCCCGAGCGCGGGCCCGGGCGGGTGCCGAGCGCGGGGTACGCGGGTGCCGCGCGTCCCGCCCGCGCGCCGGTGCGCCTCGCCCCGCATCCCGCTCGCCCGCGCCTGCCGTGGGGCCCGCACACCGTCGGCCCGCCCCTGCCGTCAGGCCCCGGTCCGCTCGTCCGCCGACTCCCCCGGCGCCTCAGCCCGCCGGTCGGCTGCCCGGCGGCAGGACGCGCAGCAGGTTCTCGCGCAGCAGCAGGTTCCGGTCCGTCCTCGACACCCCGGCGAACACCGTCGGGCCGTCGACGATCTCGCTGATCAGTCCCTTCAGACCGCCGTTCAGACGGCCGAGCGGCCAGTCCGTACCGAAGATGATCTTGTGGTTGACGCCGAGGCGGAACAGCTGGTTCAGGTGCCCGGGCCAGTGCGGCAGGCTCGGGCCGCTCGCGAACCCGCCGGTGTCCACGTACACGTTGGGCCGGTACGCCGCGAGGTACGCGCAGATGTCCACGTGGGTGAGGCCGCCGTGGCCGAGGACGAAGGGGACGGTCGGGAAGTCCCGGGCCGCCCGGTCGACGCGCATGGGGTGCGCCGGTCCGTAGTCGAGACTGCGGGCGGTGGGCCCGGTGTGCACGAACACCGGCAGGGCCCGGGCCGCGCAGATCTCGTAGTACGGGTACAGACCCGGGTCCGACGGCGAGTAGCCGCACGGCGGGTACAGCTTGACCCCGTCCAGGCCGTGGGCCTCGACCATGGCTTCGAAGGCGGTCACGCCCGCGGGCCCGCGCCGGGGGTCCACGCCGATGTAGACCCAGAAGCGGCCGGGGTGGCGCAGCCGGATCTCGTGGTGCAGCCGCGCCGCCTCCGCGGGCTCGGCCGTGCCCGCCATCCGCAGGCCGAAGTCCGGCACGAGCAGCACGGCGCGCTCGATCCCGGCCGCGTCCATCTCGGTGACGAGCCCGTCCGCGAGGTGGTCCTCGTGCTGCGCGGAGAGCCCGTCGGCGACGCGCCCCGGTTTCGGGGCGACGCCCATCGAGCCCAGCCTGCGCTGGACGTTGCTCGCCACGTCCTCGACGAAGGCCCGCGGGATGAAGCGGCTCGACGCCACGTGGCAGTGGCCGTCGAAGATCCCCGTCATCCGACGCAGTGCTTGATCAGGCCCTGGATGCTGACGCCCTTCATGGGGTCGTAGGTGGCGAAGTCGAACTCGGCGTCCGCCTGTTCCTCCAGGTACGAGATGAGGCCGACGATGGCCATGGAGTCGAGCAGACCGGTGTGGCTGAGGTTGGTCCTGGCGCCGATGGCCATGTCGGACTCTCCCTCGATCCACCGCTCCACCCACTCGACCAGCAGCTTCTCCAGCTCCGCCGTGTCCGCGCTCATGTCCGGCCTCCCCGCTCCGTTTCGGTGTTCGTCCTGGTGGTGTCCTGAAGGGCGTTCTGGGTGTCGGTGCGTGCGGGCCCGACAAGTCGCAGGCTGTTCCCGCCCATGATCATTCTCCGGTCGGCCTCCTTGATCCCTGCCACCGCCGGCTGCCCCTTGGCGAAGGCGGCGACGAGGCCCGGCAGCGACTCGGAGAGCCGGTACGACGGCCAGCAGGTGCCGAAGAGGATCTTGTGGCTGATGCCGAGCCGGAACAGCCGGTTCACGTGGGCCTGCCAGCCGTCCGCCGCGAGCACGGAGTGGAACTGGCTGATGTCCAGGTGGACGTTGGGCCGGTGGGCGCAGAGATAGGTCGCCTCGTCGACATGGGTGACCCCGCCGTGCCCCAGGATGAAGTTCACCCCGGGGAAGTCCCTGGCGGCCTCGTCGAGCAGCAGCGGCATGCCGTACTCGAAGTCGAGCTGGCCCCAGCCGGGCCCGGTGTGGCTGAGCACGGGCAGACCGCGCGCCTCGCACAGCTCGAAGTACGGGTACAGCCTGCGGTCGCTCGGCGAGTAGCCGCACAGCGGGTACAGCTTGAGCCCGGCGAAGCCGTAGTCGCCGACGCACCGCTCGAACAGGTCGAGGCCGTCCTTGCCGCCGCGCGGGTCGACGCCCCAGAAGACCCGGAAGCGGCCCGGGTGGCGGCGGTTGACCTTGTCCAGATGGCCGGCGAGCTCGGCCGGGGTGAGGGCGCACCGGGCCACGTGCGAGTAGTCGGGCACCACGAGGAACGCCTCGTCGACCCCGGCCTCGTCCAGCTCGGCGACGAGCCGGTCCGCGTCGTCGTCCTGGTGCACCGAGAGCACCCGGTCCAGCATCCGCTCGGGCCGCACGCTGTGGCCGTACGCGGTCAGGCGGTGGTGCGCGTTCGCCGCCTGGTACTCCAGGAACGCCCGCGGGATGGCCAGTTGGCTGCCGAGCTGGACCTGCGCGTCGACGATCCGGTGCCCGGCCGGGCCCGTGCCCGGCCCGGGGGTGTCCGCCGCCGGTGCCGCCATCAGGCCCCCGCTCCGGCGCCGCCCGCGAGGCGCTCCGCGAAGTGCTCGGCGGCCCGCGCCCGGCTCAGCTTCATGTTGGCCGTCATGAACGTGGGATCGGCCCGCAGCGGTGTGTCCGTGAAGACCAGGGACATCACCCGCTCATGGGCTTCCAGGCCCGCGTTGACCTCCTCGATCCGCTTCTCGATGTGCGCGCGCAGCGCGGTGTCGGCGGGGTCGGCCGGGGTGACGAGGGCGCCGAGCCGCTGGGACTGCGGCGTCGGTACGACGACGATCTCGGCGACGCCTTCGACGTCCGCGAAGGCCGCCTCGATCTCGGCGGGGTGCACCTTGCGCCCGCTGCCGAGCGCGATGACGTCCTTCTTGCGTCCGATCAGGGTGAGGAACCCGTCCTCGTCCAGGCGGCCGTAGTCGCCGGTGAGGATGGAGCCGTCGGGCCGGAAGATGCCCTCGGCGGACGGGTCGCCGTCGGTGTCGAAGTAGCCGCGGCCGAGCGGCGCGTCCCGGGTGATGATGACCTCGCCGTCGTCGAGGAACGTCACGGACTCCGGGTCCATCAACTGGCCGACGGTGCCGACGCGGTGGCGGTCGGGGGTGTTCCAGGCGACCATGCCGGTCTCGGTCAGGCCGTAGGCCTCCAGGAGGGGGACGTCACGGCTCCAGAACCCGTCCAGGGTCTCGCGCCGGATCGGCGCCATACCGGTGATCATGAAGCGGATGCGGCCGCCCAGGAAGTCGCCGAGCGAGACGTCGCCGCCGGACTTCGCATGCAGCTGGAGCACGGTGTCGTAGAAGACCGGTGGCCCGATCAGGAAGGTCGGGCTCTCCTTGCGGACGGCCTGGAAGACGCGTTGGTAGGGCGCGAGGACGAGGTCGGCGCCCAGCCACAGGCAGAGGTAGACCGACAGTCGCTGCTGGTTGTTGGCCAGCGGCAGGAAGATCAGGTGCCGG from Streptomyces flavofungini includes:
- a CDS encoding amidohydrolase family protein, translated to MTGIFDGHCHVASSRFIPRAFVEDVASNVQRRLGSMGVAPKPGRVADGLSAQHEDHLADGLVTEMDAAGIERAVLLVPDFGLRMAGTAEPAEAARLHHEIRLRHPGRFWVYIGVDPRRGPAGVTAFEAMVEAHGLDGVKLYPPCGYSPSDPGLYPYYEICAARALPVFVHTGPTARSLDYGPAHPMRVDRAARDFPTVPFVLGHGGLTHVDICAYLAAYRPNVYVDTGGFASGPSLPHWPGHLNQLFRLGVNHKIIFGTDWPLGRLNGGLKGLISEIVDGPTVFAGVSRTDRNLLLRENLLRVLPPGSRPAG
- a CDS encoding AMP-binding protein, translated to MNLAGLLDRSTHHTTARVIDIDISGKRRELTQSELTALARTRADQLTAAGVRHGHVIGIRAGNSLDWLAWDLAALATGARLKAFGDTTEIDDPRAFIARHRLALLIADEPVPADTPAVVRPGGAPAPGSVAPDAVVIDVDDVHSLVYSSGTSGRLKGVEISAKGTEYVINRFIDAFGMTERDRHLIFLPLANNQQRLSVYLCLWLGADLVLAPYQRVFQAVRKESPTFLIGPPVFYDTVLQLHAKSGGDVSLGDFLGGRIRFMITGMAPIRRETLDGFWSRDVPLLEAYGLTETGMVAWNTPDRHRVGTVGQLMDPESVTFLDDGEVIITRDAPLGRGYFDTDGDPSAEGIFRPDGSILTGDYGRLDEDGFLTLIGRKKDVIALGSGRKVHPAEIEAAFADVEGVAEIVVVPTPQSQRLGALVTPADPADTALRAHIEKRIEEVNAGLEAHERVMSLVFTDTPLRADPTFMTANMKLSRARAAEHFAERLAGGAGAGA
- a CDS encoding amidohydrolase family protein, translating into MAAPAADTPGPGTGPAGHRIVDAQVQLGSQLAIPRAFLEYQAANAHHRLTAYGHSVRPERMLDRVLSVHQDDDADRLVAELDEAGVDEAFLVVPDYSHVARCALTPAELAGHLDKVNRRHPGRFRVFWGVDPRGGKDGLDLFERCVGDYGFAGLKLYPLCGYSPSDRRLYPYFELCEARGLPVLSHTGPGWGQLDFEYGMPLLLDEAARDFPGVNFILGHGGVTHVDEATYLCAHRPNVHLDISQFHSVLAADGWQAHVNRLFRLGISHKILFGTCWPSYRLSESLPGLVAAFAKGQPAVAGIKEADRRMIMGGNSLRLVGPARTDTQNALQDTTRTNTETERGGRT